From the genome of Thermogutta terrifontis, one region includes:
- the csrA gene encoding carbon storage regulator CsrA, with the protein MLVLSRKKNESIIIDDQIVIMVVDIRGDRVRLGIEAPKHVTVHRREVYEMIQADKKRAQETTAPETASDSAPSEQTPVK; encoded by the coding sequence ATGCTGGTTCTCTCGCGGAAAAAGAACGAAAGTATCATTATCGATGACCAGATTGTTATCATGGTCGTCGATATCCGGGGCGATCGCGTTCGCCTCGGCATCGAAGCCCCCAAGCACGTCACGGTGCATCGGCGGGAAGTGTACGAGATGATTCAGGCGGATAAGAAGCGGGCGCAAGAGACGACGGCCCCGGAAACCGCGTCGGACTCCGCACCCAGCGAACAAACCCCTGTTAAGTGA
- a CDS encoding NADH-quinone oxidoreductase subunit C: MDIEAIFRRLEERFGGAVRLGNLQAIDPWIEVAREKLSEVCRFLRDDPELRFEMLHCITAVDYLETDPKKAAKAPFQPHLELVYHLSSLSKRHRLVLKVMLPRWEDDVEGRLPRVPTVSNIWSAAEWHEREVYDLSGVEFVGHPDLRRILCPEDWVGHPLRKDYQMPKEYHGIRVR; the protein is encoded by the coding sequence ATGGACATCGAAGCGATATTTCGACGACTTGAGGAACGTTTTGGGGGAGCTGTACGCCTGGGCAACCTTCAGGCGATCGATCCCTGGATTGAGGTCGCACGAGAAAAGCTTTCGGAGGTATGCCGCTTCCTCCGCGACGATCCAGAGCTTCGGTTCGAGATGCTTCACTGCATAACGGCTGTGGATTACCTGGAGACGGACCCCAAGAAAGCCGCCAAAGCTCCATTTCAACCACATCTGGAGTTGGTGTACCACCTGTCGTCGCTGAGCAAGAGACATCGTCTGGTTCTTAAGGTGATGCTGCCCCGTTGGGAAGACGACGTGGAAGGGCGGTTGCCGCGGGTCCCGACGGTAAGCAACATCTGGAGCGCGGCCGAGTGGCATGAGCGTGAGGTGTACGACCTCTCGGGCGTGGAGTTTGTGGGACATCCCGATTTGCGACGGATTCTTTGCCCGGAGGACTGGGTGGGGCATCCCCTCCGCAAGGACTATCAAATGCCCAAGGAGTATCACGGAATAAGAGTCAGATGA
- a CDS encoding sodium:solute symporter: MTGLDWLIIGAYFAVLYGLAWWVILRGKDTADDYFLAGRNLGWFIVGASIFASNIGSEHLVGLAGSGCTDGVAMAHYELHAWCLLILAWVFVPFYLRSKVFTMPEFLEKRFSPGARWLLSLISLVAYVLTKIAVGIFAGGVVFQTLLPEVHLTIGSFELNSFWVGSVLVIVLTGLYTVLGGMRAVAYTEALQTFILVAGSALVTIYGLMALGGWGQLRQICGSEMFNLWKPLAPEGWTGTWKPVLDEKAKVMAWYFNSNYPWLGMLICAPISGLWYWCTDQYIVQRCLGAPSEKEARRGAIWAAVLKLLPVFIFIIPGMICLALSVSGRSEALRNEFFQADLEKVLSSEGASQAEVKRIAIGRVVVPNGEQKIIAGQSVVTNGKIAVVGGTVEPVEGGLAVTRGVVYVNSQATQAAFPLIVRHVLPPGFRGIVVAGLLAALMSSLSGVFNASSTLFTMDFYSKLRPSASQHELVWTGRVATTTMVLIGLAWIPVIQGARGLYDYLQSVQGYLAPPIFTVFFLGVFWKRLNAKGCLWALAVGFALGVFRLAVDTPVKLFGVQYPEGSFLWIVNNIFFQYFAVLIFVVSVTVMIVASYLSAPPDESKIQGLTFGTITEEQRRQSRATWNWRDVAASAFVLACIIAAYLYFRG, from the coding sequence ATGACGGGATTGGACTGGTTGATCATCGGAGCCTATTTTGCAGTTCTCTACGGATTGGCTTGGTGGGTCATTCTGCGAGGTAAAGACACGGCGGACGACTACTTCCTGGCCGGTCGAAATCTCGGTTGGTTCATCGTGGGGGCTTCCATATTTGCCTCCAACATCGGATCGGAACACCTGGTGGGACTGGCCGGATCCGGGTGCACGGACGGCGTGGCAATGGCCCATTACGAACTCCACGCCTGGTGTCTGCTCATTTTGGCCTGGGTATTCGTGCCGTTTTATCTTCGGTCCAAAGTTTTTACCATGCCGGAGTTCCTGGAAAAGCGGTTCAGCCCCGGTGCACGCTGGTTACTATCCCTTATTTCTTTGGTGGCTTATGTTCTGACCAAAATTGCGGTGGGTATTTTTGCGGGGGGAGTTGTGTTTCAAACGTTGCTCCCGGAAGTCCATCTGACCATTGGGTCCTTTGAACTCAACAGCTTTTGGGTGGGGTCGGTGCTCGTCATCGTGCTGACCGGGCTTTACACCGTGCTGGGGGGCATGAGAGCCGTCGCCTACACCGAGGCGCTGCAAACCTTCATTCTGGTGGCCGGATCCGCTCTGGTGACGATCTATGGACTCATGGCCCTGGGAGGCTGGGGACAGCTTCGTCAAATCTGTGGTTCGGAGATGTTCAACCTTTGGAAGCCGCTCGCTCCCGAGGGATGGACCGGAACATGGAAACCGGTCCTCGATGAAAAGGCTAAGGTGATGGCCTGGTATTTCAATAGCAACTATCCCTGGTTGGGGATGCTGATCTGTGCTCCGATCAGCGGGCTGTGGTACTGGTGCACGGATCAGTACATCGTTCAGAGGTGCCTGGGCGCTCCCAGCGAGAAGGAGGCCAGACGGGGAGCGATCTGGGCCGCCGTTCTGAAACTGCTTCCCGTCTTCATTTTTATCATCCCAGGTATGATCTGCCTGGCCCTCTCTGTCAGTGGCCGATCCGAAGCCCTGCGGAACGAATTCTTCCAGGCCGATCTGGAAAAGGTGTTAAGCAGTGAGGGTGCTTCCCAAGCGGAAGTAAAGCGAATCGCCATCGGACGGGTGGTCGTTCCCAACGGTGAGCAGAAAATCATTGCCGGGCAGTCCGTCGTGACAAACGGCAAAATTGCTGTTGTGGGAGGGACGGTGGAACCTGTGGAGGGCGGCCTGGCTGTCACCAGGGGTGTGGTGTATGTCAACTCCCAGGCCACGCAGGCTGCCTTTCCGCTCATTGTGCGGCATGTGCTGCCCCCTGGGTTCCGCGGGATTGTGGTGGCCGGACTGCTCGCCGCCCTGATGAGTTCGCTGTCCGGCGTGTTCAATGCTTCCTCCACCCTCTTCACAATGGACTTTTACAGCAAACTTCGGCCGAGCGCTTCTCAGCACGAACTGGTGTGGACAGGCCGGGTGGCCACCACCACGATGGTACTTATCGGATTGGCATGGATCCCGGTCATCCAGGGGGCGAGGGGACTGTACGACTACCTGCAGAGTGTTCAGGGCTACCTCGCTCCGCCCATTTTCACGGTGTTCTTCCTGGGAGTCTTCTGGAAACGTCTCAACGCCAAAGGCTGCTTGTGGGCCCTGGCTGTGGGGTTTGCACTCGGCGTATTCCGGCTTGCTGTGGATACTCCCGTGAAGCTGTTTGGCGTGCAGTATCCGGAAGGCTCCTTCCTGTGGATTGTGAATAACATCTTCTTCCAGTACTTCGCGGTGCTTATTTTCGTGGTCAGTGTGACCGTGATGATTGTCGCCAGTTACCTGTCAGCGCCGCCGGATGAATCCAAAATCCAGGGATTGACGTTCGGCACAATCACCGAAGAACAACGCCGTCAATCGCGGGCGACATGGAACTGGCGGGATGTCGCGGCATCGGCCTTTGTGTTGGCCTGCATTATCGCGGCTTACCTGTACTTCCGTGGCTGA
- the scpB gene encoding SMC-Scp complex subunit ScpB, whose translation MQYFWRKRLRHNIAQPQRRRPDWRLFLGPFRSTSSHPASHQLQEGPIWGEGVRRVEAALFLARQPLTPRKIAQICGFESAAEVRGYLRRLGKLYDEVGAAFCLVEVAGGFQLRTRPEFYPWVARLARDERQIRLSPPAMETLAIIAYRQPVLRAEIESIRGVQCGEILRQLMDRGLVKIVGRSEELGRPYLYGTTETFLEVFGLRGLDELPHAEYRNSAVRRASSPGTSENAPLTGEGRI comes from the coding sequence ATGCAATATTTTTGGCGAAAGAGGTTACGCCACAACATTGCTCAGCCGCAACGCCGTCGTCCCGATTGGCGGCTGTTTCTGGGGCCATTTCGCTCGACTTCTTCGCACCCCGCATCCCACCAACTCCAGGAAGGTCCCATTTGGGGGGAGGGCGTGCGACGCGTGGAGGCAGCGCTCTTTCTCGCCCGTCAGCCATTAACGCCAAGGAAAATTGCGCAAATTTGCGGATTTGAAAGTGCCGCCGAGGTCAGAGGCTACCTCCGACGACTCGGAAAGCTGTATGATGAGGTTGGAGCCGCTTTTTGCCTGGTGGAAGTTGCCGGCGGTTTCCAGCTTCGCACCCGGCCTGAGTTCTACCCCTGGGTGGCGCGACTGGCACGCGATGAAAGGCAAATTCGCCTGTCGCCACCAGCGATGGAAACGCTGGCCATCATTGCGTACAGGCAACCTGTGCTCCGTGCCGAAATAGAATCCATCAGAGGTGTCCAGTGTGGTGAGATTCTCCGGCAGTTGATGGACCGTGGGTTGGTCAAAATTGTAGGTCGATCGGAAGAGCTGGGACGACCGTATCTTTACGGAACGACAGAGACGTTTCTGGAAGTTTTTGGGCTGCGGGGACTGGACGAACTTCCTCATGCTGAGTATCGTAACTCCGCAGTCCGTCGGGCCTCGAGCCCTGGGACATCGGAGAATGCACCACTTACCGGCGAGGGACGCATCTGA
- a CDS encoding 4Fe-4S binding protein → MSITQAATGFVGWWANIARAVWTTVKALRVTLGTWFGTYNPRRRTFTHLYEYPEKPAVIAPRFRGFHRYDLTTCIGCDRCARDCPVDCIYISKERVPGRKGFRVTSFVIDYTKCMFCAFCTENCPVDCIFMGSTYDLSCYLRDGCLVDFAKLPLEVAWGQATLNPTAVALSKYVTEPVDEGPGATQ, encoded by the coding sequence ATGTCAATCACGCAGGCAGCTACCGGTTTTGTTGGTTGGTGGGCAAATATCGCACGTGCCGTTTGGACGACCGTCAAAGCCCTTCGGGTTACCCTGGGCACGTGGTTCGGTACTTATAACCCTCGCCGACGTACCTTTACCCATCTCTATGAGTATCCCGAAAAACCTGCTGTTATCGCTCCTCGATTCAGGGGATTCCACAGATACGATTTAACAACGTGCATTGGGTGCGATCGGTGTGCCAGGGATTGTCCGGTCGATTGCATCTACATCAGTAAAGAGCGTGTGCCGGGCCGAAAAGGCTTCCGCGTGACTTCCTTCGTTATTGACTACACGAAGTGCATGTTCTGCGCTTTTTGTACGGAGAACTGTCCCGTGGACTGCATCTTTATGGGGTCCACGTACGATTTGAGTTGCTATTTGCGTGACGGGTGCCTCGTCGATTTTGCCAAGTTGCCCCTGGAAGTCGCGTGGGGGCAGGCGACGCTTAATCCGACCGCCGTGGCCCTTTCCAAGTATGTCACCGAGCCGGTCGATGAAGGCCCCGGGGCAACCCAATGA
- the araA gene encoding L-arabinose isomerase, which produces MEAMKPYPDKEVWFVAGSQHLYGPEAIQKVARNMQVIASGLDADPQIPCRILAKSVVTTPEAIRRVCLDANNSPACVGLIFWMHTFSPAKMWIAGLRDLIKPFLHLHTQFNRDLPWDSIDMDFMNLHQSAHGDREFGFICARMRLRRKVVVGHWEDPEVRRQIGVWARAAVAWDDAQDLRIARFGDNMREVAVTEGDKVEAQIRLRYSVNGYGLGDLVKKVQDVSDLEVERLIREYEEQYDVVPELRPGGSRHEDLREAARIELGLRAFLEEGGFKAFTDTFENLHGLRQLPGLAVQRLMAEGYGFGAEGDWKTAALVRAVKVMGKGLPGGASFMEDYTYHLDPAGMKVLGAHMLEVCPTIAAGRPSLEIHPLSIGGKEDPPRLVFDAAAGPALNVALLDLGNRFRMLINEVEVVPPDRDLPRLPVARAVWRPLPDLKTAAAAWILAGGPHHTAFTQALSPEYLEDFAEMAGIEFLHIGPHTDLHQFKKELRWNEAAFGS; this is translated from the coding sequence ATGGAAGCGATGAAACCCTATCCTGATAAAGAAGTCTGGTTCGTAGCAGGAAGTCAGCATCTCTATGGGCCGGAAGCCATCCAAAAAGTGGCCCGGAATATGCAAGTTATCGCATCCGGTCTGGATGCTGATCCCCAAATCCCCTGCCGGATACTCGCCAAATCGGTGGTGACAACGCCGGAGGCGATCCGGCGGGTTTGCCTGGATGCCAACAATAGTCCCGCTTGCGTGGGGCTCATCTTCTGGATGCACACGTTTTCCCCGGCCAAGATGTGGATCGCTGGATTGCGCGATCTCATCAAGCCGTTTCTTCATCTCCACACGCAGTTCAATCGCGATCTTCCCTGGGATTCGATCGACATGGACTTTATGAATCTCCATCAGTCGGCCCACGGCGATCGCGAGTTTGGCTTTATCTGTGCCCGGATGCGGCTTCGGCGTAAGGTCGTCGTGGGCCATTGGGAGGACCCTGAAGTCCGACGGCAGATTGGTGTGTGGGCGCGGGCTGCGGTGGCCTGGGACGATGCTCAGGATCTGCGCATTGCCCGATTCGGAGACAACATGCGGGAGGTGGCCGTAACCGAGGGCGATAAGGTCGAAGCGCAGATCCGCCTCCGCTATTCGGTGAACGGCTACGGGCTGGGGGATTTGGTGAAGAAGGTCCAGGATGTGAGTGATCTGGAGGTGGAACGCCTGATCCGTGAATATGAGGAACAGTACGACGTGGTTCCGGAGCTTCGGCCGGGCGGAAGCCGTCACGAGGATCTTCGAGAGGCCGCTCGGATTGAATTGGGGCTGCGCGCATTTCTCGAGGAAGGCGGTTTCAAGGCGTTTACCGATACGTTCGAAAACCTGCACGGTTTGCGGCAGTTACCTGGTCTGGCGGTTCAGCGTTTGATGGCGGAGGGCTACGGCTTCGGGGCGGAGGGTGATTGGAAAACGGCAGCCCTGGTGCGAGCGGTGAAAGTGATGGGAAAAGGGCTGCCCGGCGGAGCCTCCTTCATGGAAGATTACACCTACCATCTTGATCCGGCAGGCATGAAGGTCCTGGGGGCCCACATGCTGGAGGTGTGTCCCACGATTGCTGCTGGTCGGCCGTCTCTGGAAATCCATCCCCTGTCCATCGGCGGCAAGGAAGATCCTCCGCGGCTTGTCTTTGACGCGGCGGCCGGACCCGCCCTCAATGTGGCGCTCCTCGATCTGGGAAACAGATTTCGAATGCTTATCAACGAAGTGGAGGTGGTTCCACCGGACCGCGATCTGCCGCGGCTTCCTGTCGCCCGGGCGGTATGGCGGCCGCTTCCTGACCTAAAGACAGCGGCCGCTGCCTGGATCTTGGCAGGGGGGCCCCATCATACAGCCTTCACTCAGGCCCTCTCGCCAGAGTATCTGGAAGATTTCGCTGAGATGGCGGGGATCGAGTTTCTGCACATCGGTCCGCACACCGATTTGCACCAGTTCAAAAAAGAACTCAGGTGGAACGAAGCAGCTTTCGGGAGTTGA
- a CDS encoding NADH-quinone oxidoreductase subunit A, with product MPSAFLVGYLLLFMGAAVAVVFGGLLLGKLLRPHRPTAEKLQTYECGEPAVGPADVQFDLRFYVVALVFLIFDVEVAVFFPWAVVFGKASHLRSASASDQALEARLAELGFGHAAGQTPSDRSRVEEGKSTSVPRSESIPSSRGEDRKAIRKFGNRLMWMALVDVLIFFGILLVGFAYLWHRGDLEWVRALPEGTASPPEDRPQKAESLSVLVGET from the coding sequence ATGCCCTCAGCATTCCTTGTTGGGTACTTGCTGCTTTTTATGGGAGCAGCCGTGGCCGTTGTTTTCGGCGGTCTGCTCCTCGGGAAGCTATTGCGTCCCCATCGTCCCACAGCGGAAAAGCTGCAAACCTATGAATGCGGTGAGCCCGCCGTTGGACCAGCCGACGTCCAGTTTGATTTGCGGTTTTATGTGGTGGCGCTGGTGTTTCTCATTTTCGATGTGGAAGTGGCTGTCTTTTTCCCCTGGGCGGTGGTCTTCGGTAAGGCCAGCCACCTGCGAAGCGCAAGTGCGTCGGATCAGGCTCTTGAAGCGAGGCTAGCGGAGTTGGGGTTTGGGCACGCTGCGGGGCAAACGCCGTCAGACCGTTCCCGAGTGGAAGAGGGAAAATCGACTTCCGTCCCGCGCAGCGAGAGCATTCCTTCATCGCGGGGGGAAGATCGCAAGGCCATACGAAAATTTGGCAACCGCCTGATGTGGATGGCATTGGTCGATGTGTTGATATTCTTTGGTATCCTCTTGGTTGGATTCGCGTATCTGTGGCATCGAGGGGATCTGGAGTGGGTTCGCGCCCTTCCGGAAGGAACTGCTTCCCCTCCGGAGGACCGCCCACAGAAGGCAGAGAGTCTTTCCGTCTTGGTGGGCGAGACGTGA
- a CDS encoding alpha-L-arabinofuranosidase C-terminal domain-containing protein: MNRHARKGVSPRSCAVVLVFLGAFGCHWASVGFAQEKAVTIVVHPDRVVNQIDVKVYGHFLEHIYHSVNGGLWGELVWNRSFEHNDAGQWRVEGDTLVQRSRDVNRRWVFGDPGWQDYEFTLEAQKIDGEEGFLILFRVRDNDNFYWCNLGGWGNRWHQLERGRSGEGRWYPVGPRVSGQIERNRWYKIRVRCEGPHIQVWLDEQKIIDFTDREGHLAGAVGIGTWATRARFRNLRVTDLEGKVLFSGIPDSSPVSGLARHWEAFGQGRVSLDDESAANSQFSVKIEGAPGETGIQQTPFALKANEWYVGSLWIRGTTEQAPVVRLMDGVQPLAMQSLPWPSEKWQEVPLRLRAIRNADNATLQIALRGPGTLWVDQVSLMPESWKQNGGFRPDLLQAVAELKPPLIRWPGGCFASAYRWKSGIGPQSNRVSYPREIWDDVDVNSFGTDEFIQLCRRVGAEPCLVVNIGTPQWNPDPDPEEFLQDILDWIEYCNGPADSKWGRVRAANGHPEPYHVKYWEIDNETWGLGAENYAAAVRKIAPLMRAKDPSIKLIACGSGGMGESAHRWNRVIIEQCADLIDYLSLHHYENPDQFARGPYRYEAFFEETAKVIAQSRNPHLKLFVSEWNAQSTDWRTGLYCGGILNAFERTGGVVEIASPALFLRHISATAWDNAFINFDHRRWFPAPNYVVMKLWRDNFAPERIAVEGVPEDLNLVATRDPQQGVVIVKVVNPGRESRKVSIQVAGQAIQSATAQKVAPGDLRARNTLDRPDAVRPEKADVALAEGAATVELPALSCVVVRLSVK; this comes from the coding sequence ATGAATCGACACGCGCGAAAGGGTGTTTCGCCGCGGAGTTGTGCAGTTGTTCTGGTATTTTTGGGAGCATTTGGCTGTCATTGGGCAAGCGTGGGTTTTGCCCAGGAGAAGGCTGTCACCATCGTTGTGCACCCGGACAGGGTGGTCAATCAAATTGACGTCAAAGTGTATGGGCATTTTTTGGAACACATTTATCACTCCGTGAATGGTGGACTGTGGGGCGAACTCGTATGGAACCGCAGCTTTGAACATAATGATGCCGGACAGTGGCGTGTGGAAGGCGATACCCTCGTGCAAAGGAGTCGCGATGTCAATCGCCGCTGGGTGTTTGGCGATCCAGGCTGGCAGGACTACGAGTTCACTCTCGAGGCACAAAAAATCGACGGGGAGGAGGGATTTCTGATCCTGTTCCGGGTGCGGGACAATGACAATTTTTACTGGTGCAACCTCGGCGGTTGGGGCAATCGCTGGCATCAACTGGAACGCGGCAGATCCGGGGAAGGGCGGTGGTATCCGGTCGGCCCTCGTGTCAGTGGGCAGATCGAACGTAACCGGTGGTATAAAATTCGCGTTCGTTGCGAGGGACCTCACATCCAGGTCTGGCTGGACGAACAGAAAATTATCGATTTTACCGATCGCGAAGGCCATCTGGCGGGTGCCGTCGGCATTGGAACCTGGGCCACCCGTGCCCGCTTCCGCAATCTTCGCGTGACCGATTTGGAAGGGAAAGTCCTTTTCAGCGGCATTCCTGACTCTTCACCCGTCAGCGGTTTGGCCCGGCATTGGGAAGCGTTTGGACAGGGGCGTGTTTCACTGGACGATGAGTCGGCCGCCAACAGTCAGTTCTCGGTCAAAATCGAAGGGGCACCAGGAGAGACCGGGATCCAGCAAACGCCGTTCGCTCTGAAGGCCAATGAGTGGTACGTGGGCTCTTTGTGGATTCGCGGTACCACGGAGCAAGCACCGGTTGTCCGACTCATGGACGGTGTGCAGCCCCTAGCCATGCAGAGCCTCCCCTGGCCGAGCGAAAAGTGGCAGGAAGTTCCCCTCCGTCTCCGTGCAATTCGCAACGCCGATAACGCCACACTCCAAATCGCCCTGCGTGGGCCCGGTACCCTGTGGGTCGATCAGGTGAGCTTGATGCCGGAATCCTGGAAACAAAACGGCGGTTTTCGGCCGGATTTGCTGCAGGCAGTGGCCGAGCTCAAACCGCCACTCATTCGGTGGCCGGGCGGTTGTTTTGCCTCGGCGTATCGCTGGAAGTCCGGCATCGGTCCGCAATCAAATCGGGTTTCTTATCCCCGCGAGATTTGGGATGATGTGGATGTCAACTCGTTCGGTACCGACGAGTTCATACAACTCTGCCGCCGTGTCGGAGCAGAACCGTGCCTCGTTGTGAATATCGGTACCCCGCAGTGGAATCCCGATCCTGATCCCGAGGAATTCCTTCAGGATATCCTGGACTGGATTGAATATTGTAACGGTCCGGCCGATTCCAAATGGGGTCGGGTGAGGGCTGCCAATGGCCACCCGGAACCGTACCACGTCAAGTACTGGGAAATCGACAATGAGACGTGGGGCTTGGGTGCTGAAAACTATGCAGCGGCGGTACGCAAGATTGCTCCGCTCATGCGGGCGAAAGACCCCTCCATCAAGCTCATCGCCTGTGGTAGCGGTGGAATGGGAGAAAGTGCCCATCGCTGGAATCGGGTGATCATCGAACAGTGTGCGGATCTTATCGATTACCTGAGTCTCCACCACTACGAGAATCCGGATCAATTTGCCCGGGGACCGTATCGGTACGAAGCGTTCTTCGAGGAAACCGCCAAGGTGATCGCCCAATCGCGAAATCCGCATTTGAAGCTGTTCGTCTCAGAATGGAATGCCCAGAGCACGGATTGGCGAACGGGGCTCTACTGTGGTGGGATTCTCAACGCCTTCGAACGGACTGGTGGCGTGGTCGAAATCGCATCGCCGGCGCTGTTTTTGCGGCATATCTCGGCTACGGCGTGGGACAACGCCTTTATCAACTTCGATCATCGGCGATGGTTCCCGGCCCCCAATTATGTGGTTATGAAACTCTGGCGGGATAATTTCGCACCGGAACGTATTGCGGTGGAGGGCGTGCCCGAGGACCTCAACCTTGTCGCGACCCGGGATCCGCAGCAGGGCGTGGTCATTGTGAAGGTTGTCAATCCCGGCCGAGAATCGCGGAAGGTTTCCATCCAAGTGGCGGGCCAGGCTATTCAATCAGCGACAGCGCAGAAAGTGGCGCCGGGAGATCTCCGCGCGCGAAACACCCTTGACCGTCCCGATGCCGTTCGCCCGGAAAAAGCGGACGTCGCACTTGCCGAAGGCGCGGCAACAGTGGAGTTGCCAGCTTTGTCGTGCGTGGTGGTTCGCCTGAGCGTGAAGTAA
- the araD gene encoding L-ribulose-5-phosphate 4-epimerase AraD, giving the protein MFDELKAQVAEANRRLPALGLVTLTWGNVSGISDDRQAVAIKPSGVSYESLRPEDIVVVDLSGRILEGELRPSTDTPTHLALYRSFPEIGGVCHTHSRFATVFSQLRREIPCFGTTHADHFCGPVPLTRVLSPTEVEEGYEVNTGRIIVERFRVGGLNPLVTPGVLVAGHGPFTWGRSAQEAVENAVALEEVAAIAWHMLVLESDPMTLEGYILQKHHERKHGPAAYYGQQRRAAFGGKNECHS; this is encoded by the coding sequence ATGTTCGACGAGTTGAAAGCACAGGTGGCCGAGGCTAACCGCCGCTTACCGGCCCTGGGACTGGTGACACTGACCTGGGGAAACGTCAGCGGAATAAGTGACGACCGCCAGGCCGTTGCCATCAAGCCCAGCGGTGTCTCCTACGAGAGCCTTCGGCCGGAGGATATCGTGGTGGTGGATCTGAGCGGTCGGATTCTTGAAGGAGAGTTGCGCCCGTCCACCGACACACCGACCCATCTGGCGCTTTACCGCAGCTTTCCGGAAATTGGCGGGGTCTGTCACACTCACAGCCGTTTTGCTACAGTATTTTCTCAATTGCGGCGGGAAATCCCGTGCTTTGGCACGACGCACGCTGATCACTTTTGCGGCCCTGTTCCGCTGACGAGAGTCTTATCTCCCACTGAAGTGGAAGAAGGTTACGAGGTCAACACCGGACGAATCATCGTGGAGCGGTTTCGCGTCGGTGGATTGAACCCTCTCGTCACGCCGGGGGTGCTGGTTGCGGGACATGGGCCGTTTACCTGGGGACGTTCCGCCCAGGAAGCCGTGGAAAACGCCGTGGCTCTCGAGGAGGTGGCTGCCATCGCGTGGCATATGCTGGTGTTGGAATCCGATCCCATGACACTCGAGGGCTATATCCTTCAGAAGCATCATGAGAGGAAACACGGTCCGGCGGCCTACTATGGACAGCAGCGGCGCGCAGCGTTCGGCGGAAAAAACGAATGTCATTCGTGA
- a CDS encoding DUF2203 domain-containing protein, translating into MSEKNENRGSISEGEGKIYLSLDEANALIPRIEPLVRRMVDLARDLQARYERLAALPAARRERHPLYKDEVADIEAGIQRDFSKLKDWVEELASLGAITKSPVEGIIDFYAQHDGREIFLCWRLGEPQIEFWHEVDAGFAGRRPVCELLESSTT; encoded by the coding sequence ATGAGCGAGAAAAACGAAAATCGAGGCTCAATTTCGGAAGGAGAGGGGAAAATCTATCTGTCGCTTGATGAGGCCAATGCTTTGATTCCCCGAATCGAGCCGCTGGTCCGGCGAATGGTCGACCTGGCCAGGGATCTCCAGGCCCGATATGAACGGTTGGCGGCGCTCCCGGCTGCCAGAAGGGAGCGGCACCCCCTGTACAAGGACGAAGTGGCAGACATCGAGGCCGGTATTCAGCGGGATTTCTCGAAACTTAAAGACTGGGTGGAAGAGCTTGCCTCATTGGGAGCGATTACCAAAAGCCCCGTTGAAGGGATCATCGATTTCTATGCCCAGCACGATGGGCGTGAGATCTTCCTCTGCTGGCGTTTAGGGGAGCCGCAAATCGAGTTCTGGCACGAAGTTGATGCTGGTTTTGCGGGCCGACGACCGGTTTGCGAATTGCTCGAATCGTCCACTACCTGA